The Microbulbifer hydrolyticus genome has a segment encoding these proteins:
- a CDS encoding FadR/GntR family transcriptional regulator — MVKQVRENRPRSVHAWVAYELGTRIVTGYYAPGEYIPNEATIGEELNVSRTALREAFKILSAKGLIESRPKLGTRVRPREFWNMFDSDVLRWCFDSTPTPEFLRALFEVREMIEPNSAALAAKRASDEQIAAMEVAYRAMESAEPGTEQVILTDIEFHMAILRGTNNEFMVSLGESIKTALMGLFRISSSKEAAYQASLPGHYAVFLGIRDRDPERARFEMKSLLSKSVHKALDHLAEDEGGKVDVAI, encoded by the coding sequence ATGGTTAAACAAGTCAGGGAAAACAGACCGCGCAGTGTGCACGCCTGGGTCGCTTATGAGCTGGGTACGCGCATTGTCACCGGCTATTACGCGCCCGGGGAGTACATTCCCAATGAGGCCACCATTGGCGAAGAGCTGAATGTGTCGCGTACCGCCCTGCGGGAAGCGTTCAAGATTTTGAGTGCTAAGGGGTTGATCGAGTCGCGGCCCAAGCTGGGTACCCGGGTGCGGCCGCGGGAATTCTGGAACATGTTCGATTCCGACGTGCTGCGCTGGTGCTTTGACTCTACGCCGACGCCGGAATTTTTGCGCGCGCTGTTCGAAGTGCGCGAGATGATTGAGCCCAACTCGGCGGCGCTCGCCGCCAAGCGTGCCAGTGACGAGCAGATAGCGGCCATGGAGGTAGCCTACCGGGCGATGGAAAGTGCAGAGCCCGGTACCGAGCAGGTGATCCTGACCGATATCGAGTTCCACATGGCGATCCTGCGCGGTACCAACAACGAGTTTATGGTGTCCCTCGGTGAGTCGATCAAGACCGCGCTGATGGGGTTGTTTCGCATCAGTAGTTCCAAAGAAGCGGCCTATCAGGCGTCGCTGCCCGGTCACTACGCGGTGTTTCTGGGAATTCGCGATCGCGATCCGGAGCGCGCGCGTTTTGAAATGAAGTCGCTGCTGTCCAAGTCGGTGCACAAGGCGTTGGACCATCTGGCGGAGGATGAGGGCGGCAAGGTGGATGTGGCGATCTGA
- the araD1 gene encoding AraD1 family protein, whose protein sequence is MRLIQFTTESGQRAVGAVVDSNTIEQLKDVETIYQLAHRAMESGSGLEALASSLLSDQRQNYQKIIDDGRLLSPIDHPQATQLMVAGTGLTHLGSADTRAAMHAQNSSGKQEEMTDTMKMFKMGVEGGKPANGEAGVQPEWFYKGDGDCVVAPEQAIPSPSFALDAGEEPEIAGIYINDSEGNPCRIGFAIGNELSDHITERQNYLYLAHSKLRHCSFGPELLLGELPAHIEGTSRIVRNGKVIWEKNFLSGEDNMSHTIKNLEHHHFKYNAFCRPGHVQVHFFGTATLSFGDGIKPQEGDRFEIESATFGRALRNPLKVVERKIPTVKAL, encoded by the coding sequence ATGAGACTTATCCAGTTCACCACCGAGTCCGGCCAGCGCGCAGTGGGCGCCGTAGTCGACAGCAACACCATCGAACAGCTGAAAGACGTCGAGACCATTTACCAGCTGGCACACCGCGCGATGGAAAGCGGCTCCGGACTGGAAGCGCTCGCCAGCTCGCTGCTGTCCGACCAGCGCCAGAACTACCAGAAGATCATCGATGACGGTCGCCTGCTATCCCCGATCGACCACCCGCAAGCCACCCAGCTGATGGTGGCGGGTACCGGTCTCACCCACCTCGGCAGCGCCGACACCCGGGCCGCCATGCACGCGCAGAACTCTTCAGGCAAACAGGAAGAAATGACCGACACCATGAAGATGTTCAAGATGGGGGTCGAAGGCGGCAAGCCGGCGAACGGCGAAGCGGGCGTGCAGCCGGAATGGTTCTACAAGGGCGACGGCGATTGTGTGGTAGCCCCGGAGCAGGCCATCCCCAGCCCTTCCTTTGCACTCGATGCCGGTGAGGAGCCGGAGATCGCCGGGATCTACATCAATGACAGTGAAGGCAACCCCTGCCGCATTGGCTTTGCCATCGGTAACGAGCTGTCCGATCACATCACCGAGCGCCAGAACTACCTGTACCTGGCCCACTCCAAACTGCGCCACTGCTCTTTCGGCCCGGAGCTACTGCTGGGCGAGCTGCCTGCACACATCGAGGGCACCTCCCGCATCGTGCGCAACGGGAAAGTGATCTGGGAAAAGAATTTCCTCAGTGGCGAAGACAATATGTCCCACACCATCAAGAACCTGGAACACCACCACTTCAAGTACAACGCCTTCTGCCGCCCGGGCCACGTTCAGGTGCATTTCTTCGGCACTGCCACCCTGAGCTTCGGCGACGGCATCAAGCCGCAGGAAGGTGACCGCTTTGAAATTGAGTCCGCGACCTTCGGCCGCGCCCTGCGCAACCCGCTGAAAGTGGTGGAGCGCAAGATTCCCACGGTAAAGGCGCTCTGA
- a CDS encoding glycoside hydrolase family 43 protein, with product MKKIEAVRKLFVLSVLAALATSAIAEEYKPGENPIFRNIFTADPAPLVVGDTLYLYVGHDEAGEGQMFNITEWVVYSTTDMESWTYHGPVMKPTDFAWAVRDAWASQVIEKDGKFWLYTTVEHGPPHNSKAIGVAVADNPLGPFKDAKGSALAHDAITPTPEDPHDWDDIDPTVFTDDDGTTWIAWGNMHLYLARLKPNMIEFDGPIREIYLPNYTEGPWLHKRDGHYYLTYPCFAHQNMFEKMCYATASDIAAEWTYQGILTDRTENSFTIHPGIVEYKDQWYFFYHDAKLSIDGLPGAMGRRSVAVEYLHYNDDGTIKPITQTKEGISVAPDPSKTFQAPVFNPAGPLVSVTSDLSVTQNTGVAAKQWKGAPILQTTTNPYQMAIASESFNRNENGATTLGQAFRPDADFKLREISLYVGDGFGTTADQPLTLALYELDEDGASEGRAHSYTVGKNLLGSADRLRINYKPQAPGLLQLQLNKSRQPVLIAGKSYVLELQAERGSAPLFWRRTKSDSYLNGAAYRDRSLIQDASAAGDFLLALYGEKRQD from the coding sequence ATGAAAAAAATAGAAGCGGTTAGAAAGTTATTCGTGCTGTCAGTGCTTGCCGCTTTGGCAACCTCCGCAATTGCGGAAGAGTACAAGCCTGGCGAAAACCCGATCTTCCGAAACATCTTTACCGCCGATCCGGCGCCTCTGGTTGTCGGCGATACCCTGTACCTGTATGTCGGCCACGATGAAGCCGGCGAAGGCCAGATGTTCAACATTACCGAGTGGGTGGTCTATTCCACCACAGATATGGAGAGCTGGACGTATCACGGTCCGGTTATGAAACCCACGGATTTTGCGTGGGCAGTCCGGGACGCCTGGGCCTCACAAGTGATCGAAAAAGACGGGAAATTCTGGTTGTACACCACAGTGGAGCACGGCCCCCCGCACAATTCGAAAGCCATAGGCGTCGCGGTTGCGGATAACCCATTGGGGCCGTTCAAGGATGCGAAAGGCTCCGCCCTGGCTCACGACGCAATTACCCCGACACCGGAGGATCCACACGACTGGGACGATATCGATCCGACGGTATTTACGGATGACGACGGAACCACCTGGATTGCCTGGGGCAATATGCACCTGTACCTGGCCAGGCTAAAGCCCAACATGATCGAGTTCGACGGGCCCATCCGGGAAATATATTTGCCCAACTATACCGAGGGCCCCTGGCTGCACAAGCGTGATGGTCACTATTACCTGACCTATCCCTGTTTCGCGCATCAGAATATGTTTGAAAAAATGTGCTATGCCACGGCCTCCGATATCGCGGCCGAATGGACGTACCAGGGCATTCTCACCGATCGCACGGAGAACAGTTTTACGATTCATCCCGGTATCGTCGAATACAAGGACCAGTGGTACTTCTTTTATCACGACGCCAAGCTTTCGATAGATGGCTTGCCTGGAGCCATGGGCAGGCGGTCGGTTGCCGTTGAATACCTTCATTACAACGACGACGGGACCATCAAGCCGATTACCCAGACAAAGGAAGGGATCAGTGTCGCCCCTGATCCGTCCAAAACCTTTCAAGCGCCAGTGTTCAACCCCGCGGGCCCATTGGTCTCGGTAACGAGCGACCTGTCTGTCACCCAGAATACAGGCGTTGCTGCCAAGCAGTGGAAAGGCGCACCGATACTGCAGACCACCACCAATCCTTACCAGATGGCAATTGCCTCAGAGAGCTTTAACCGTAATGAGAACGGGGCCACAACGCTCGGCCAGGCATTCCGCCCCGACGCGGATTTCAAGCTGCGTGAAATTAGCTTGTATGTCGGGGATGGCTTTGGAACTACGGCAGATCAACCCCTGACTCTGGCACTGTATGAGCTCGACGAAGACGGCGCGAGTGAAGGACGCGCACACTCTTACACGGTGGGAAAAAATCTTCTGGGATCGGCGGATAGGCTGAGAATTAATTACAAACCCCAGGCGCCGGGGTTACTTCAGCTGCAACTGAACAAGTCCCGTCAGCCTGTGTTGATAGCGGGAAAAAGCTATGTATTGGAGTTGCAGGCAGAGCGTGGGTCGGCCCCGCTTTTCTGGCGCAGGACAAAATCGGATTCCTATTTAAATGGTGCGGCTTATCGGGATCGATCACTGATTCAGGATGCTTCAGCAGCTGGCGATTTTCTATTGGCGCTATACGGGGAAAAGCGGCAAGACTGA
- a CDS encoding alpha/beta hydrolase yields the protein MAQDGTIYPLEAPEEPKAIPLGTGGVEGQTAPETWFRQWGDPMARNISTATLTPFLPEPDKANGAAVIVAPGGGFRWLSLGNEGWEVAEALAEQGIAAFVLKYRLQPTPESLDGFRESMEQLFAEAGASPDGEKQDEKPATPPRWDLSNQLEDAEAAYALIVERAAEWGVDTDRLGMIGFSAGAGLTMHSALNSKTMDLAFIGPVYGGMGPVEVPADAPPMFNVIATDDFLFRGQFDVVKSWFEAGRPVEFHLYQNGGHGFGLGNPNRTSNRWFDAFMHWLSVNGFLAASA from the coding sequence ATGGCACAAGACGGGACAATCTATCCACTGGAAGCTCCCGAAGAGCCCAAGGCGATCCCACTGGGGACGGGCGGTGTCGAGGGGCAGACTGCGCCCGAGACCTGGTTCCGCCAGTGGGGCGATCCGATGGCGAGAAATATCTCCACCGCAACCCTCACTCCGTTTCTGCCCGAACCGGACAAAGCGAATGGTGCGGCGGTCATCGTTGCGCCCGGCGGCGGTTTCAGGTGGCTGTCCCTCGGCAATGAGGGCTGGGAGGTGGCGGAGGCACTTGCCGAGCAGGGTATTGCGGCCTTTGTGTTGAAGTACCGCCTGCAGCCGACACCGGAGTCGCTCGATGGTTTCCGGGAGTCAATGGAACAGCTCTTCGCCGAAGCGGGCGCGTCCCCGGACGGTGAGAAACAAGACGAAAAGCCGGCGACGCCGCCGCGCTGGGACCTGTCCAATCAGCTTGAGGATGCCGAGGCTGCTTATGCCCTGATTGTTGAACGCGCCGCGGAGTGGGGAGTGGATACAGATCGCCTGGGTATGATCGGATTCTCGGCCGGGGCCGGGCTCACCATGCACTCTGCGCTCAACTCCAAGACCATGGATCTGGCCTTTATCGGGCCTGTCTATGGTGGTATGGGACCGGTCGAAGTGCCAGCGGACGCTCCGCCCATGTTCAATGTGATCGCCACGGATGACTTTCTCTTTCGCGGCCAGTTCGATGTGGTCAAGTCCTGGTTCGAAGCGGGGCGGCCGGTGGAGTTTCATCTCTACCAGAATGGCGGACACGGTTTCGGTCTGGGCAATCCCAACCGCACCAGCAATCGCTGGTTTGATGCTTTTATGCACTGGCTGAGTGTGAATGGCTTTCTTGCTGCCAGCGCATGA
- a CDS encoding SDR family NAD(P)-dependent oxidoreductase, with product MMTLTNQYPSLKGKTVFVSGGGSGIGASLVESFFQQGARVAFVDIQQEVSNVLVERLRSADKSGEVRFYPCDLTDVERLQAVIAQAAEELGPISVLINNAANDTRHDFREVTPEQWDKCLAVNMRHHFFAAQAVYPYMKQLGAGSIINLGSMSWHAGQGGMPGYTSSKAAIEGLTRGLARDMGPDRIRVNCLVPGWVMTEKQLSERIDESAREAIDKGQSVKDPLMPESISAMALFLASDDASMCTSQNFIVDGGWI from the coding sequence ATGATGACGCTGACCAATCAATACCCGAGCCTCAAAGGCAAGACAGTTTTTGTTTCCGGCGGTGGCTCCGGAATCGGCGCCAGCCTGGTGGAATCCTTTTTTCAACAGGGTGCCAGGGTCGCTTTTGTGGACATCCAGCAAGAAGTCTCCAACGTGCTGGTTGAGCGCCTGCGCAGTGCAGACAAGTCCGGTGAAGTACGTTTCTACCCCTGTGACCTGACGGATGTTGAGCGCCTGCAGGCGGTGATTGCCCAGGCTGCCGAAGAGCTGGGGCCCATTTCGGTGCTGATCAACAACGCCGCCAACGATACCCGTCACGATTTCCGCGAAGTGACCCCCGAGCAGTGGGACAAATGTCTCGCGGTCAATATGCGTCACCACTTCTTCGCGGCACAGGCCGTGTACCCGTATATGAAACAACTGGGCGCTGGCTCCATTATCAATCTCGGTTCCATGAGCTGGCACGCGGGCCAGGGCGGTATGCCCGGTTACACCAGCTCCAAGGCCGCCATCGAAGGTTTGACTCGCGGCCTCGCCCGCGACATGGGCCCGGATCGTATCCGTGTGAACTGCCTGGTGCCTGGGTGGGTCATGACGGAAAAGCAGCTGAGCGAACGAATAGACGAGAGCGCCCGCGAAGCCATCGACAAGGGGCAGAGCGTGAAAGACCCACTGATGCCGGAAAGTATCAGTGCCATGGCGCTGTTTCTGGCTTCCGACGACGCGTCCATGTGTACGTCCCAGAATTTTATCGTAGATGGCGGCTGGATCTAG
- the urtE gene encoding urea ABC transporter ATP-binding subunit UrtE, producing MIRIEKLNQKYGGTQILWDLDLEVERGSCTCIMGRNGAGKTTLLKCLMGLLPTSDGKILYQGESIEGSPAQARAKMGIGYVPQGRDIFPLLTVEENLQIGLPARRDGLKKIPERVFELFPVLKDMLHRRGGDLSGGQQQQLAIGRALVIDPKVLILDEPNEGIQPNIVRQIADVVTQLNEEDGLTVILVEQKLGFARRVGKEFRLMQKGSVVAADKMANLDDGLIRQYLAV from the coding sequence ATGATCCGGATCGAAAAGCTGAACCAGAAATATGGCGGAACACAAATTCTGTGGGACCTGGATCTGGAAGTGGAGCGCGGTTCCTGTACCTGCATCATGGGACGCAATGGCGCGGGCAAGACGACACTGCTGAAGTGCCTGATGGGGCTGTTACCGACCAGTGATGGAAAAATCCTTTACCAGGGCGAGTCGATCGAGGGAAGCCCGGCGCAGGCGCGGGCCAAGATGGGCATCGGATATGTGCCACAGGGGCGCGACATCTTTCCGCTATTGACGGTGGAGGAGAACCTGCAGATCGGGTTGCCCGCACGGCGGGATGGACTCAAAAAAATACCCGAGCGCGTTTTTGAATTGTTTCCGGTACTGAAGGATATGCTGCACCGCCGCGGTGGCGATTTATCCGGTGGCCAACAGCAGCAGCTGGCGATTGGCCGCGCGCTGGTGATCGACCCCAAGGTGTTGATTCTGGATGAGCCGAATGAGGGTATCCAGCCGAATATTGTGCGACAGATTGCTGATGTGGTGACGCAACTTAATGAAGAGGATGGGTTGACCGTAATTCTGGTTGAACAGAAGCTCGGGTTTGCGCGTCGTGTGGGAAAGGAGTTCCGGCTGATGCAGAAGGGTTCGGTTGTGGCCGCGGATAAGATGGCCAACCTGGATGATGGACTGATTCGCCAGTATCTGGCGGTCTAG
- a CDS encoding MOSC domain-containing protein yields the protein MEISALYHFPVKSLQGHKSKSLPLDRFGAIDDRRWMLVDNDNQFVTQRRLRAMAQLKATATGDGVRLENAEGERIEIRQPGREAEVKTVRVWNDDVRARDAGDDAAHWLSEQLQSPVRLVAMGEEFNRPLEAPRSDRQVGFADAAPLLVISQASLDDLNSRLAEPVSMLRFRPNLVISGCEPFAEDEWKTLTVHTHDGPQVFDCTHPCARCGIPGLHPFTGRAQKEPLRTLASYRRWEDGQIYFGMNLAPASSAVTDQATGDRNPVTIHLGDRVEVR from the coding sequence GTGGAAATTTCCGCGCTCTATCACTTCCCGGTCAAGTCCCTGCAGGGACACAAAAGTAAATCCCTGCCCCTGGACCGGTTTGGCGCAATCGACGACCGCCGTTGGATGCTGGTGGATAACGACAATCAGTTCGTCACCCAGCGCCGCCTGCGGGCCATGGCGCAACTCAAAGCCACCGCCACCGGTGACGGCGTGCGCCTGGAAAATGCCGAGGGAGAGCGCATCGAGATCCGCCAGCCCGGCCGTGAAGCGGAAGTGAAAACCGTACGGGTGTGGAACGACGATGTCCGAGCCCGGGACGCCGGCGATGATGCCGCCCACTGGCTGAGTGAGCAATTACAATCACCGGTACGCCTCGTCGCCATGGGCGAGGAATTCAACCGTCCGCTCGAGGCTCCGCGCAGCGACCGCCAGGTTGGCTTCGCCGACGCCGCACCGCTGCTGGTGATCAGCCAGGCGTCACTCGATGACCTGAACAGCCGCCTCGCGGAACCGGTATCCATGCTGCGCTTTCGCCCCAATCTGGTGATAAGCGGCTGCGAACCCTTCGCCGAGGACGAATGGAAAACCCTCACCGTTCACACCCACGACGGTCCGCAGGTATTCGATTGCACCCATCCCTGTGCCCGCTGCGGTATTCCCGGCCTGCATCCGTTCACCGGTCGTGCACAGAAAGAGCCGCTGCGCACCCTCGCCAGCTATCGTCGCTGGGAAGATGGGCAGATCTATTTTGGTATGAACCTGGCGCCAGCCAGTTCCGCGGTTACCGATCAGGCCACTGGAGACCGGAATCCGGTCACCATACACTTGGGAGACCGAGTGGAAGTCCGCTGA
- a CDS encoding IlvD/Edd family dehydratase → MASDKKKTVLRSANWFGTRDKNGFMYRSWMKNQGIPEHHFEGKPVIGICNTWSELTPCNAHFRKIAEHVKKGVIEAGGVPVEFPVFSNGESNLRPTAMFTRNLAAMDTEEAIRGNPLDAVVLLVGCDKTTPALLMGAASCNLPTIVVTGGPMLNGKHKGKDVGSGTLVWQAHEEYKAGNISLHEFLSAEASMSRSAGTCNTMGTASTMACMAESLGTSLPHNAAIPAVDSRRYVLAHLSGMRIVDMVHEDLTLSKVLTKEAFINAIRTNAAIGGSTNAVIHLKAIAGRIGVDLDLDDWKEGREVPTLVNLQPSGKYLMEEFYYAGGLPAVLCRLGESGALNKDCLTVNGKTIGENVEDAPCYDDDVIRPLDNPLVENGGICILRGNLAPRGAVLKPSAASPELMNHRGRAVVFENFEHYKSRVVDPDLDIDETCVMVLKNCGPKGYPGMAEVGNMGLPPKVLKKGVKDMVRISDARMSGTAFGTVVLHTAPEAMEFGPLAAVQDGDMIHLDAHNGVLHLEVSDEEIAARLENLKSNQIIANTSGYEAMYRNHVMQADEGCDFDFLVGCRGSEVPPHSH, encoded by the coding sequence ATGGCCAGTGATAAGAAAAAGACGGTCCTGCGGTCGGCCAATTGGTTCGGAACTCGAGACAAAAACGGTTTCATGTACCGCAGTTGGATGAAGAACCAGGGGATCCCCGAGCATCATTTTGAGGGCAAGCCGGTCATCGGTATCTGCAACACCTGGTCCGAGCTGACTCCGTGTAATGCCCATTTCCGCAAAATCGCCGAGCACGTCAAAAAGGGCGTGATCGAAGCCGGCGGCGTGCCGGTGGAGTTCCCGGTGTTCTCCAACGGCGAATCCAATTTGCGCCCAACCGCCATGTTTACCCGCAACCTTGCCGCGATGGATACCGAAGAGGCGATCCGCGGCAACCCGTTGGACGCCGTTGTGTTGCTGGTCGGTTGTGACAAGACCACACCGGCCCTGCTGATGGGCGCTGCCAGCTGTAACCTGCCCACCATCGTGGTAACGGGTGGCCCGATGTTGAATGGCAAGCACAAGGGCAAAGACGTCGGTTCTGGCACCCTGGTGTGGCAGGCTCACGAAGAATACAAAGCGGGCAATATCTCCCTGCATGAATTCCTGAGCGCCGAGGCGAGCATGTCCCGTTCCGCCGGCACCTGTAACACCATGGGTACGGCCTCCACCATGGCGTGTATGGCGGAATCCCTGGGTACCAGCCTGCCGCACAACGCCGCGATTCCGGCGGTGGACTCCCGTCGCTATGTGCTGGCGCACCTCTCCGGCATGCGTATTGTGGACATGGTTCACGAAGACCTGACCCTGTCCAAGGTGCTGACCAAAGAGGCGTTCATTAATGCCATTCGCACCAACGCTGCCATCGGTGGGTCCACCAATGCGGTCATCCACCTCAAGGCCATCGCTGGTCGCATCGGTGTGGACCTGGACCTGGACGACTGGAAAGAAGGTCGCGAAGTGCCAACCCTGGTGAACCTGCAGCCGTCCGGCAAGTACCTGATGGAAGAGTTTTATTATGCGGGTGGCCTGCCCGCGGTGCTGTGTCGCCTGGGCGAGTCAGGCGCATTGAACAAGGACTGCCTGACCGTCAATGGCAAGACCATTGGTGAGAATGTCGAGGATGCTCCCTGTTACGACGATGACGTTATTCGCCCGCTGGACAATCCGCTGGTGGAGAACGGTGGTATTTGTATCCTGCGTGGCAACCTTGCGCCTCGTGGCGCGGTGCTGAAGCCGTCCGCGGCGAGCCCGGAGTTGATGAACCACCGCGGCCGCGCGGTGGTGTTCGAGAACTTCGAGCACTACAAGTCCCGCGTGGTGGACCCCGATCTGGATATTGATGAAACCTGTGTGATGGTCCTGAAAAACTGCGGTCCCAAGGGGTATCCGGGCATGGCGGAAGTGGGCAACATGGGGCTGCCGCCGAAAGTACTGAAAAAAGGTGTCAAAGACATGGTGCGTATTTCCGACGCGCGCATGAGTGGCACTGCCTTCGGTACCGTGGTGCTGCACACCGCGCCGGAGGCCATGGAGTTCGGCCCGCTGGCTGCGGTCCAGGATGGCGACATGATTCACCTGGATGCGCACAATGGTGTACTGCATCTGGAGGTCTCCGATGAGGAGATCGCCGCGCGCCTGGAAAATCTCAAATCTAACCAGATCATTGCCAACACCAGTGGCTACGAAGCCATGTATCGCAATCACGTAATGCAGGCGGACGAAGGATGTGACTTCGACTTCCTGGTGGGTTGCCGTGGCTCGGAAGTGCCGCCGCACTCTCACTGA
- a CDS encoding serine hydrolase domain-containing protein translates to MDRRKHKPQSNVFAPLVAGIVVALLAACTPPKSPPDTLAKTETEITTSQLDAFFDVLEEQDRWRGSVALMVDGEPIYQRTLAAHETGSGEGESAPVYRIGSITKSVTAALVMQQIQMGTLSLTSTVDQWFPDILHAETITIEQLLTHTSGLENFTDRQEYLTVHTQPMGRADKVELLESLKSDFEPGSAFKYSNSGYLLLGLILEDVSGKSLPQLLQSQIAEPLKLHHTTFGGEPDTRETAPSGNLASYVWQGNWQPAPATDLSVPGAAGAVLSTPQDVSRFFRALVQGKIVDADDSLPKMLPASAAYGFGLMKFPYGKHSGYGHTGGLDGFSSMAGYFPDQDIAFAVLSNGSRFNNNDIAIALLATAYGDPVTIPQFGSAADTSAAAARIADFIGHYTSEQMPLALDMFIEEDQLYGQATGQGKFPLSPVDKDTFEFAPAGLRIAFFQDGLTLYQAGAEYQFSRQPEN, encoded by the coding sequence ATGGATAGAAGAAAACACAAACCGCAGTCCAACGTTTTCGCCCCGCTCGTCGCAGGCATTGTTGTCGCTCTGCTTGCTGCTTGCACACCACCGAAATCCCCCCCTGACACCCTCGCCAAAACCGAAACCGAAATCACCACATCGCAACTGGACGCATTTTTCGACGTCCTGGAAGAGCAGGACCGCTGGCGTGGTTCCGTAGCCCTGATGGTGGACGGCGAACCGATTTACCAGCGCACGCTGGCCGCCCATGAAACCGGCTCCGGCGAAGGTGAATCTGCGCCAGTCTACCGCATCGGTTCGATTACAAAATCCGTCACCGCCGCGCTGGTGATGCAGCAGATTCAGATGGGCACCCTTTCGCTGACCAGCACTGTTGACCAGTGGTTTCCGGACATACTCCACGCGGAAACGATCACGATTGAGCAACTGCTCACCCACACCAGCGGACTGGAGAACTTCACCGACCGGCAGGAATACCTCACGGTCCACACCCAGCCGATGGGCCGAGCAGACAAGGTGGAATTACTGGAATCCCTGAAATCTGATTTCGAGCCGGGAAGTGCATTCAAGTACAGTAATTCCGGATATCTGCTACTTGGCCTGATCCTGGAAGACGTTTCCGGCAAGTCGCTACCACAACTGCTGCAGTCGCAGATTGCCGAACCGCTGAAATTACACCACACCACATTTGGCGGTGAGCCGGATACCCGCGAGACAGCGCCATCCGGCAATCTGGCCTCCTATGTCTGGCAGGGCAACTGGCAACCCGCGCCGGCGACCGATCTTTCGGTACCCGGTGCCGCTGGCGCCGTGCTATCGACACCGCAAGACGTTTCGCGGTTTTTCCGTGCACTTGTGCAAGGAAAGATTGTGGACGCCGACGATTCGCTACCAAAAATGCTGCCTGCATCCGCCGCTTACGGCTTCGGGTTGATGAAATTCCCCTACGGGAAACACAGCGGGTATGGGCACACCGGCGGACTCGATGGGTTCAGCTCCATGGCCGGCTATTTTCCCGACCAGGATATCGCCTTTGCCGTGCTGTCCAATGGCAGCCGTTTCAACAATAACGATATCGCGATTGCCCTGCTGGCAACGGCCTATGGCGACCCGGTAACCATCCCGCAGTTCGGGTCAGCAGCGGATACCAGCGCAGCTGCAGCACGCATTGCGGACTTTATCGGTCACTATACGAGTGAGCAGATGCCACTTGCCCTGGACATGTTTATCGAAGAGGATCAGCTTTACGGGCAGGCCACAGGACAGGGCAAGTTCCCGCTTTCCCCGGTAGACAAAGACACGTTCGAGTTTGCACCCGCCGGACTCCGCATTGCATTTTTCCAGGATGGATTGACTTTGTACCAGGCGGGAGCCGAGTACCAGTTCAGTCGCCAGCCCGAGAACTGA
- a CDS encoding questin oxidase family protein — MSITRDCAQMLEAGSRYHVHYGDRLANHLPMVLIALDKMSAAPERLGNAFDRSIPHLQPRPGSPVDDIREIAACRNREDLFPSALRYYEQQLRQLGIAKCLQQELPKLLPSIATAAFHGLIRTAYGIDARHLEEIAMGLAYWNLDYQTLAGSNQQVPLTAAEIVSQVAEKFPEIPLAPGNIADHMQSVTGQPGWMETPIQPELLGLEDIAELAINAYLGTKDFTLLHGVTGCHALRLILPYCPDKEAALRHFWQGLVIAYLSTGPKVIPPVVSQEIEDIPQRQADIMEEALHSDDDHVIKLAYSALEEFHYYGNSDYLRVFRE; from the coding sequence ATGAGTATCACCCGCGACTGCGCACAAATGCTCGAAGCCGGCAGCCGCTACCATGTGCATTACGGCGACCGTCTCGCCAACCATCTGCCGATGGTACTGATTGCCCTCGACAAGATGAGCGCTGCCCCGGAGCGGCTCGGTAACGCCTTTGACCGCAGTATCCCGCACCTGCAACCGCGCCCCGGCAGCCCGGTGGACGACATCCGCGAAATCGCCGCGTGCCGCAATCGCGAAGACCTGTTCCCCAGCGCCCTGCGCTATTATGAGCAACAACTCAGACAGCTCGGCATCGCCAAATGCCTGCAGCAGGAACTGCCAAAACTCCTCCCGTCCATCGCCACCGCCGCCTTCCATGGCCTTATCCGTACCGCTTATGGCATAGACGCCCGCCATCTGGAAGAGATTGCCATGGGCCTCGCCTACTGGAACCTCGACTACCAAACGCTTGCCGGCAGCAATCAGCAGGTGCCCCTGACAGCAGCGGAGATCGTTTCACAGGTAGCGGAAAAGTTTCCTGAAATCCCCCTCGCCCCCGGAAACATTGCCGACCATATGCAATCCGTTACCGGCCAGCCGGGCTGGATGGAAACCCCGATCCAGCCGGAGTTGCTGGGGCTCGAAGATATCGCAGAGCTCGCGATCAACGCCTACCTGGGAACAAAGGATTTCACCCTGTTGCACGGCGTCACCGGCTGCCACGCACTACGCTTGATATTGCCCTATTGCCCAGACAAAGAAGCGGCGCTGCGCCATTTCTGGCAGGGGCTGGTGATTGCGTATTTGAGCACCGGGCCGAAGGTGATCCCGCCGGTTGTATCACAAGAGATAGAAGATATTCCGCAACGGCAGGCAGACATCATGGAAGAAGCGCTGCACAGCGACGATGACCATGTCATCAAGCTCGCGTACAGCGCGCTGGAGGAGTTTCACTACTATGGCAACAGCGACTACCTGAGGGTCTTCAGGGAATAG